In Ruania zhangjianzhongii, the following proteins share a genomic window:
- the ggh gene encoding glucosylglycerate hydrolase codes for MTDVATSLAQGAAAVLRANDRGGHTVAAPALYPHQWSWDAAFVAIGWSFIDVPRAIAELRHLLRGQWSTGMIPQIVFSPEPGYFPGPDRWRTADLPQSPTEVATSGICQPAVHGLALHIIGEQARRSGPEDTVAFEEFLAETFDQWLDWHRWLDQQRGVHPCGLIEIHHPWESGMDNSPRWDAPCARIQIGPMAAYQREDTRYVAHSDQRPADEDYDRYLWLVEQLVAVGYDDRAARNRVDFRVGDVFFTAAHALSAGLLARFAESLHRPDAAGELTRMAEHRRRAVTAAIDPGTGLARDYDMRAETWLDAATIGGFAPLLCGTDPATHTAQVDRLLGAQWCEHPALAMPTPPTTAPDSPAFVSQNYWRGPSWPVLNWLLTWSLQHYGYDRAAQRLSTACSVQLGDATFAEYYDSVTGAPLGSMRQSWTAAVALAWERGR; via the coding sequence ATGACCGATGTAGCGACCTCACTGGCGCAGGGAGCCGCTGCCGTCCTTCGGGCGAACGACCGGGGCGGGCACACCGTCGCGGCACCGGCGCTCTACCCGCACCAGTGGTCCTGGGACGCGGCCTTCGTGGCCATCGGATGGAGCTTCATCGACGTTCCCCGGGCGATTGCTGAGCTGCGGCACCTGCTCCGTGGCCAGTGGTCGACCGGGATGATCCCGCAGATCGTCTTCTCCCCGGAACCCGGCTACTTTCCCGGCCCGGACCGCTGGCGGACCGCCGATCTGCCGCAGAGCCCCACCGAGGTGGCTACCTCGGGAATCTGTCAACCGGCCGTGCACGGATTGGCGCTGCACATCATCGGTGAACAGGCGCGCCGCAGCGGCCCCGAGGATACGGTCGCGTTCGAAGAGTTCCTCGCCGAGACTTTCGACCAGTGGCTGGACTGGCACCGCTGGCTGGACCAGCAGCGAGGCGTTCACCCGTGCGGGCTGATCGAGATCCACCACCCGTGGGAGTCCGGGATGGACAACTCCCCCCGGTGGGACGCGCCGTGCGCACGGATCCAGATCGGACCGATGGCCGCCTACCAGCGCGAGGACACCCGGTACGTCGCCCATTCTGACCAGCGCCCGGCCGATGAGGACTACGACCGGTACCTGTGGCTGGTGGAACAGCTGGTCGCCGTGGGTTACGACGATCGCGCCGCTCGGAACCGGGTCGACTTCCGGGTCGGCGACGTGTTCTTCACCGCTGCGCACGCACTCAGCGCCGGGCTGCTGGCCAGGTTCGCCGAGAGCCTCCACCGACCTGACGCCGCAGGTGAGCTGACCCGGATGGCCGAGCATCGCCGTCGGGCGGTGACCGCAGCGATCGACCCGGGGACCGGGTTGGCCCGCGACTACGACATGCGGGCCGAGACCTGGCTGGACGCGGCCACCATCGGCGGCTTCGCGCCGTTGCTCTGCGGCACCGACCCCGCCACCCACACCGCACAGGTCGACCGCCTGCTCGGCGCCCAGTGGTGCGAGCATCCCGCGTTGGCCATGCCGACACCGCCGACCACGGCCCCGGACAGCCCCGCGTTCGTCAGCCAGAACTACTGGCGCGGACCCTCCTGGCCGGTCCTGAACTGGTTGCTCACCTGGTCGCTGCAGCACTACGGGTATGACCGTGCGGCACAACGACTGTCCACTGCCTGCTCGGTGCAGCTCGGGGACGCCACCTTCGCGGAGTACTACGACAGCGTCACCGGTGCACCGCTCGGCAGCATGCGGCAGTCCTGGACCGCTGCGGTCGCTCTCGCCTGGGAACGGGGCCGATGA
- a CDS encoding ROK family transcriptional regulator gives MTERTEPEAASGVGEPYFVRSPDAPARQSAASTPPTASCGALLNLIRSSPGLTRQQLLASTGMSRTTLFERLEVLFQHGYVYQDGSAPRDEVRGRGRRSELLRWDTRGRVVLVLDLGQTHARICVTTVDGQILRMRDLAVDIDTAAPDYLSAIYEVAGLLVRVGEDETLIGVALGIPGPVDPATGRLGTSTTMPQWQGYEVLQDLRDHWAVPAVIENDARALALGESSVIGAGQSVVAVKYATGIGAGIVDNGHLLEGADGAAGDIGHVRISDDGPLCTCGRHGCLAAWASGHALVRRLAGTGVRNLRDVVDRVAADDPAVVAAVDEATARLSRVLATVVAATNPDVLVLGGPLGRMPRVVASIDTRIREDVTERARHHLTISAAHLGADGATVGLARTIVNLVYDPAAIDAKIQASTPQKLGS, from the coding sequence GTGACGGAGAGAACTGAGCCCGAAGCGGCGAGCGGCGTTGGCGAGCCCTATTTCGTTCGCTCACCAGACGCTCCAGCGCGGCAGTCTGCTGCGTCGACACCACCGACCGCCTCCTGTGGAGCGCTGCTCAACCTCATCCGCTCCAGCCCGGGCCTGACCCGGCAACAGCTGCTTGCCAGCACGGGGATGTCCCGGACCACGCTGTTCGAACGGCTCGAGGTGCTGTTCCAGCACGGCTACGTCTACCAGGACGGCTCCGCCCCCCGGGACGAGGTTCGCGGGCGTGGCCGCCGTTCGGAGCTGCTCCGTTGGGATACCCGGGGGCGGGTGGTCCTGGTCCTGGATCTCGGCCAGACCCACGCGCGCATCTGCGTGACCACGGTCGATGGTCAGATCCTGCGGATGCGCGACCTGGCCGTCGATATCGACACCGCCGCGCCGGACTACCTGTCCGCGATCTACGAGGTGGCGGGCCTTCTGGTCCGGGTGGGCGAGGACGAGACGCTGATCGGCGTGGCGCTGGGGATTCCCGGGCCGGTGGATCCGGCGACCGGCAGGCTCGGCACCTCGACCACGATGCCGCAGTGGCAGGGGTACGAGGTGCTGCAGGACCTCCGGGACCACTGGGCAGTTCCTGCCGTGATCGAGAACGACGCTCGCGCCCTCGCCCTCGGCGAGTCGAGCGTGATCGGTGCCGGGCAGTCGGTGGTCGCGGTCAAGTACGCCACCGGGATCGGTGCCGGCATCGTCGACAACGGCCACCTGCTGGAGGGGGCGGACGGGGCCGCCGGAGACATCGGCCACGTGCGGATCAGCGATGACGGCCCGCTGTGCACGTGCGGCCGGCACGGCTGCCTCGCCGCGTGGGCCTCCGGCCATGCCCTCGTCCGCCGTCTGGCCGGCACCGGAGTGCGGAACCTGCGCGACGTCGTCGACCGGGTGGCTGCTGACGATCCCGCCGTGGTGGCTGCCGTCGACGAGGCGACCGCGCGACTGTCCCGGGTACTGGCGACCGTCGTGGCGGCGACGAACCCGGACGTGCTGGTACTCGGCGGTCCTCTCGGCCGGATGCCCCGGGTGGTCGCCAGCATCGATACCCGGATCCGGGAGGACGTCACCGAACGAGCCCGGCACCACCTGACCATCAGCGCCGCGCACCTCGGCGCCGACGGCGCGACGGTAGGCCTGGCCCGCACCATCGTGAACCTGGTCTACGACCCCGCGGCGATCGATGCGAAGATCCAGGCCTCGACTCCGCAGAAGCTCGGATCGTGA
- a CDS encoding FAD-binding oxidoreductase, with translation MSSRLPEHWLLRTDRDYPAERIQLSASNWQPERYPVAISRPRTAEQVRADVLTAAERGLGIAVRSGGHSTSGAYLSDTAVTLDLGGLRDVSLDAASGTAWIGPGLTALGAARALDAAGLFFPLGHSPTVGVGGFLLAGGNGWNTPVWGHGSDRILAAEVVRADGRLLTIDAATEPELFALLRGAGPAFPAVVTAFQVALACEQPQIRRVLLTVDGANPSQLGRRLDEVIDQLPPQVETTLFWHPARAPGERPTAMVAATSFGQDETDDPLTALHTADLPVLSATDAAPGPSMLRLIDPLPRHPGEAVFSHHTWAEAGYAEVLPLLPVWEDRLSPCSCVLLTTSARRSGTGVAEMPAAPDGLYRPAGTMSISAYAHWDPATLPPEIGISWTRQVISRLQPWSTGRYVGEADLTDASTSAQECFGNDGAARLAAGRARFDPDHLLHTPFRSPSHHL, from the coding sequence GTGAGCTCCCGGCTTCCCGAGCACTGGCTGCTGCGCACCGACCGGGACTACCCGGCAGAACGGATCCAGCTCTCCGCGTCGAACTGGCAGCCTGAACGCTATCCGGTGGCGATCAGCCGTCCCCGCACGGCCGAGCAGGTGCGCGCCGACGTGCTCACCGCTGCCGAGCGCGGCCTCGGGATCGCCGTGCGCAGCGGCGGACACTCCACCAGCGGGGCGTACTTGTCCGATACCGCCGTGACACTGGATCTGGGCGGCTTGCGGGACGTCTCGTTGGATGCTGCCAGCGGGACCGCGTGGATCGGACCCGGGCTGACCGCGCTGGGCGCTGCCCGGGCGCTGGACGCTGCCGGGCTGTTCTTTCCGCTCGGACACTCCCCCACCGTCGGCGTCGGCGGCTTCCTGCTCGCCGGCGGCAACGGCTGGAACACTCCCGTCTGGGGGCACGGGAGCGACCGGATCCTGGCCGCGGAGGTCGTGCGGGCCGATGGCCGGCTGCTCACGATCGATGCGGCGACCGAGCCCGAGCTCTTCGCCCTACTCCGTGGCGCCGGGCCGGCCTTCCCCGCGGTAGTGACCGCCTTCCAGGTCGCGCTGGCCTGCGAGCAGCCGCAGATCCGCCGCGTGTTGCTCACGGTGGACGGCGCCAACCCCAGCCAGCTGGGTCGACGGCTGGACGAGGTGATCGACCAGCTCCCGCCGCAGGTGGAGACCACCCTCTTCTGGCATCCCGCCCGCGCACCCGGCGAACGGCCCACGGCGATGGTGGCAGCCACCTCGTTCGGACAGGACGAGACCGACGATCCGTTGACCGCGCTGCATACCGCCGACCTGCCGGTACTGAGTGCGACGGACGCCGCGCCCGGCCCGTCGATGCTGCGGCTGATCGACCCGCTGCCGCGACATCCCGGGGAGGCCGTCTTCTCCCACCACACCTGGGCCGAGGCGGGCTACGCCGAGGTCCTCCCGCTGCTACCGGTCTGGGAGGACCGGCTCTCCCCGTGCTCCTGTGTCTTGCTCACCACCTCCGCTCGCCGCAGCGGTACTGGAGTGGCCGAGATGCCCGCGGCACCCGACGGCCTGTACCGACCCGCCGGCACGATGAGCATCTCCGCGTATGCACACTGGGACCCCGCAACCCTCCCGCCGGAGATCGGGATCTCCTGGACCCGGCAGGTGATCTCCCGGCTGCAGCCGTGGAGCACAGGCCGATACGTCGGGGAGGCGGACCTCACCGACGCCTCGACCTCGGCGCAGGAATGCTTCGGCAACGACGGCGCCGCCCGCCTCGCCGCCGGACGTGCCCGGTTCGATCCCGACCACCTGCTGCACACCCCGTTCCGTTCCCCATCGCACCACCTGTGA
- a CDS encoding M20 family metallopeptidase, with translation MPGPYDAFLRRKNERLPHRARPLTAADTPHAGLEQVLAAQLDSSVDRLLPELQDLSRAIHADPELGFEEVRTVDRIADLLAVHGVPAQVGAFGLPTALRARAGSGEPRVAVVAEYDALPDIGHGCGHNIIAASAIGAFLALREIVARTGGTVELIGTPAEENGGGKELILRAGGFDGIGAAVMAHPGNRDVASWSSLAGVRRLEATFTGAAAHAAAAPFLGRNALDATVLAYQGIAMLRQHMLPTDRVHVIVPEGGDVANVVPERASLRGSVRSLDLDTLAVLSARVEDVLRGAALATGTELSLTWDPTPPYLPMRPNLTLCARYVRALEDRRETWWHVDTGDSSGSTDMGNVSYWVPAIHPTIAAAPIGMPSHSGQMAEQSITEAGDAAIRDAARALARVAGDFLADAQLREAVADEFDRSGGPQRASDVLPGYH, from the coding sequence GTGCCAGGTCCGTATGACGCATTTCTCCGCCGCAAGAACGAACGGCTGCCGCACCGTGCCCGTCCGCTGACCGCTGCCGACACCCCACACGCCGGGCTGGAGCAGGTACTGGCGGCACAGCTGGACTCCAGCGTCGACCGGTTGCTGCCGGAGCTGCAGGACCTGTCCCGGGCGATACATGCCGATCCCGAGCTGGGCTTCGAGGAGGTGCGCACGGTGGACCGGATCGCTGATCTCCTCGCCGTCCACGGCGTACCGGCGCAGGTCGGGGCATTCGGTCTACCGACAGCACTCCGGGCGAGGGCCGGCAGCGGAGAGCCACGCGTGGCAGTGGTTGCCGAGTATGACGCGCTGCCGGACATCGGCCACGGCTGCGGCCACAACATCATCGCGGCGTCGGCCATCGGCGCCTTCCTCGCCCTGCGCGAGATCGTGGCACGCACCGGCGGCACAGTGGAGCTGATCGGCACGCCCGCGGAGGAGAACGGCGGGGGAAAGGAACTCATTCTTCGGGCGGGCGGTTTCGACGGCATCGGCGCGGCGGTGATGGCCCACCCGGGTAACCGCGACGTGGCCAGCTGGTCCAGCCTGGCCGGAGTGCGCCGGCTGGAGGCCACGTTCACCGGGGCTGCCGCACACGCCGCAGCCGCCCCGTTCCTCGGCCGTAACGCTCTGGACGCCACAGTGCTCGCCTACCAGGGCATCGCCATGCTCCGCCAGCACATGCTCCCCACCGACCGGGTGCACGTGATCGTCCCCGAGGGCGGGGATGTGGCCAACGTCGTGCCCGAACGGGCGAGCCTGCGCGGTTCGGTGCGCTCGCTCGACCTGGACACGCTGGCGGTGCTCTCGGCACGGGTCGAGGACGTGCTCCGCGGCGCAGCCCTCGCGACCGGGACCGAGCTGTCGCTGACCTGGGACCCGACCCCGCCCTACCTGCCGATGCGCCCCAACCTCACCTTGTGCGCACGCTACGTCCGGGCCCTGGAGGACCGGCGGGAGACGTGGTGGCACGTGGACACCGGGGACAGCTCCGGTTCCACGGATATGGGCAACGTCTCCTACTGGGTGCCGGCGATCCACCCGACGATCGCCGCCGCGCCGATCGGCATGCCGAGCCATTCGGGTCAGATGGCAGAGCAGAGCATTACCGAGGCCGGCGACGCAGCCATCCGGGACGCGGCACGGGCGCTGGCCCGGGTGGCCGGCGACTTCCTCGCCGATGCCCAGCTTCGCGAAGCAGTGGCCGACGAGTTCGACCGCAGCGGCGGCCCGCAGCGTGCGAGCGATGTGCTCCCCGGCTACCACTGA
- a CDS encoding SRPBCC domain-containing protein, with product MFDTGAELDAVTRHVRRDPETVTVILRRNFAAPHDAVWDALTDPEPLRAWFSPVTGDFHEGGSYQIEGNASGEIWECRPREHFMLTFGSQESLLTVELAYAGDDTTVQITHGVPISMAGSGAGAFYVGPGWDGALLGLAMYLRGDEIGDPVEMADSAEIIEFNKASIDRWQAVIEPSGTADADEIAAGREAAVQQFTMPGDR from the coding sequence ATGTTCGACACCGGCGCCGAGCTCGACGCGGTCACCCGGCACGTGCGGCGCGACCCGGAGACCGTCACGGTCATCCTGCGCCGCAACTTCGCTGCCCCGCACGATGCGGTCTGGGATGCGCTCACCGATCCGGAGCCGCTCCGGGCGTGGTTCTCTCCGGTCACCGGCGATTTCCACGAGGGCGGCAGCTACCAGATCGAGGGCAATGCGAGCGGGGAGATCTGGGAGTGCCGACCGCGCGAGCACTTCATGCTCACTTTCGGCAGCCAGGAGAGCCTGTTGACCGTGGAGCTCGCCTACGCCGGTGACGACACCACAGTGCAGATCACCCATGGCGTGCCGATCTCGATGGCCGGTAGCGGTGCGGGAGCGTTCTACGTCGGTCCCGGTTGGGACGGCGCCCTGCTCGGACTGGCGATGTACCTGCGCGGCGACGAGATCGGCGACCCGGTCGAGATGGCCGACTCCGCCGAGATCATCGAGTTCAACAAGGCCTCGATCGACCGGTGGCAGGCGGTGATCGAACCGTCCGGCACCGCCGACGCCGACGAGATCGCCGCGGGCCGGGAGGCCGCAGTCCAACAGTTCACCATGCCGGGCGACCGATGA
- a CDS encoding SRPBCC domain-containing protein, whose protein sequence is MTRVDTAERLVTADPERTFAALVDPDALAEWLPPDGMTGRIEHFDLRPGGSYRMVLTYTDAAGAPGKSSATEDVSEARFLEITPGVRVVQEIDFVSDDPAYAEPMIMTWQVDPAATGSLVTIRAEQVPAPISPEDHLTGMTASLVNLARYLER, encoded by the coding sequence ATGACCCGAGTCGACACCGCCGAGCGGCTGGTCACTGCGGACCCGGAGCGCACCTTTGCGGCGTTGGTGGACCCGGACGCGCTCGCCGAGTGGTTGCCGCCGGACGGGATGACCGGCCGGATCGAGCACTTCGACCTCCGGCCTGGTGGCTCCTACCGGATGGTGCTCACCTATACCGATGCCGCCGGAGCGCCGGGAAAGTCCAGCGCTACCGAGGACGTCTCCGAGGCGAGGTTCCTCGAGATCACGCCCGGCGTGCGGGTGGTGCAGGAGATCGACTTCGTCTCCGACGACCCGGCCTACGCCGAGCCGATGATCATGACCTGGCAGGTGGACCCGGCCGCAACTGGCTCACTGGTGACCATCCGCGCCGAACAGGTACCGGCGCCGATCTCCCCGGAGGACCACCTCACCGGGATGACCGCCTCGCTGGTGAACCTGGCCCGCTACCTGGAGCGCTGA
- the purD gene encoding phosphoribosylamine--glycine ligase: protein MRILLIGSGAREHALARSLATDPATTALTVAPGNPGTAEIATNVDVDPCDPAAVAALARETGAELVVVGPEAPLVAGVADAVRAAGIPVFGPDAAAARLEGSKAFAKEIMAAANVPTAMARVCRTIDEADDALDSFGAPHVVKDDGLAAGKGVVVTDDRQAAHDHAGSCVNRDRRSSVVVEEYLDGPEISLFCLSDGTHVVPLAPAQDFKRLGDGDAGPNTGGMGAYSPLPWAPEDLVDEVVERVALPTVRELARRGTPFVGLLYCGLALTSRGLRVVEFNARFGDPETQVVLARLESSLATALYAAATGQLDTLPDLRWSDQAAITVVLASAGYPESARRGDVITGVSAADAVDGVHVLHAGTATRDGELVTAGGRVLSVVGTGSDIDGARAAAYAGVAQIGIDGAQFRTDIAAGH from the coding sequence GTGAGAATCCTGCTGATCGGATCCGGTGCCCGTGAGCACGCCCTGGCCCGCAGTCTGGCCACTGACCCGGCGACCACTGCGCTGACCGTGGCTCCGGGCAATCCCGGCACTGCCGAGATCGCGACCAACGTCGACGTGGACCCCTGCGACCCGGCCGCGGTGGCTGCGCTCGCGCGCGAGACCGGCGCCGAGCTGGTGGTGGTCGGTCCGGAGGCACCGCTGGTGGCCGGGGTGGCCGATGCCGTCCGCGCGGCCGGGATTCCGGTGTTCGGACCGGACGCCGCCGCTGCCCGGCTGGAAGGCTCGAAGGCGTTCGCCAAGGAGATCATGGCGGCTGCGAACGTGCCCACCGCGATGGCGCGGGTGTGCCGCACCATCGATGAGGCCGATGATGCGCTCGACTCCTTCGGTGCGCCACATGTGGTCAAGGACGACGGCCTGGCCGCCGGTAAGGGGGTGGTGGTCACCGACGACCGGCAGGCCGCGCACGACCACGCGGGCTCGTGCGTGAACCGGGACCGGCGCTCCAGCGTGGTGGTCGAGGAGTACCTGGACGGACCGGAGATCTCCTTGTTCTGCCTCAGCGACGGCACCCATGTGGTCCCGCTCGCCCCCGCCCAGGACTTCAAGCGCCTCGGCGACGGCGATGCCGGCCCGAATACCGGCGGGATGGGCGCCTACTCGCCATTGCCCTGGGCACCTGAGGATCTTGTCGACGAGGTGGTGGAGCGGGTCGCGCTGCCCACGGTGCGCGAGCTGGCCCGGCGCGGCACCCCGTTCGTCGGCCTGCTCTACTGCGGGCTCGCACTGACCTCCCGCGGCCTCCGGGTGGTGGAGTTCAACGCCCGGTTCGGCGACCCGGAGACCCAGGTGGTGCTCGCCCGGCTGGAGTCCTCGCTGGCCACGGCGCTGTACGCGGCCGCCACCGGGCAGCTGGACACGCTGCCGGACCTGCGCTGGAGCGATCAGGCCGCGATCACCGTGGTGCTCGCCTCCGCCGGCTATCCGGAGAGCGCGCGCCGGGGCGATGTGATCACCGGGGTGTCTGCGGCGGATGCGGTCGACGGGGTGCACGTGCTGCACGCCGGCACGGCGACCCGGGACGGCGAGCTGGTCACCGCGGGTGGTCGGGTGCTGTCCGTGGTGGGTACGGGGAGCGATATCGACGGCGCCCGTGCCGCGGCGTACGCCGGTGTGGCGCAGATCGGCATCGACGGCGCTCAGTTCCGCACCGATATCGCCGCCGGGCACTGA
- a CDS encoding TetR/AcrR family transcriptional regulator, with translation MARQLLLEAAQLHFLAGDLAETSHRALAAEVGVSHTLVNYHFGSRDGLFAAAAALTISPGEVIAVARRADGSLDLHRLAHALVAVWEHPEHGARLASIARSFARGDATAEAISHYLQRTVIDALIASYGRHKGAQLITAVVGFIFARYILGVDAIARLTQTEAVRLLYSSLR, from the coding sequence GTGGCCCGACAGCTGTTGCTTGAGGCAGCACAACTGCACTTTTTGGCTGGTGACCTGGCGGAGACCTCTCATCGCGCACTGGCCGCCGAGGTCGGCGTGAGCCACACCTTGGTCAATTATCATTTCGGTTCGCGGGATGGTTTGTTCGCGGCCGCTGCCGCTCTGACCATCAGCCCCGGGGAGGTGATCGCGGTGGCGCGGCGAGCGGACGGCAGCCTCGATCTCCATCGGCTCGCCCACGCCCTGGTCGCGGTCTGGGAGCATCCCGAGCACGGTGCCCGGCTGGCGTCGATAGCGCGTTCGTTCGCCCGCGGCGACGCCACCGCCGAGGCGATCTCGCACTATCTTCAGCGCACGGTGATCGATGCCCTGATAGCGAGCTACGGCCGACACAAAGGAGCACAGCTGATCACTGCCGTGGTCGGGTTCATCTTCGCGCGCTACATCCTCGGTGTGGACGCCATCGCTCGCCTGACGCAGACCGAGGCCGTTCGTCTGCTGTACAGCTCGTTGCGCTGA
- a CDS encoding FAD-dependent oxidoreductase yields MDYSTDVVVAGGGPAGLMTGLLLARAGVEVIVLEKHEDFLRDFRGDTIHPATQHLLGRIGLIEEFLARNHSDTPRITLSWQGEEMTLAEFTHLRTSRATMTFMPQWDFLDLLASAAAELPTFRLMRSTRVDSLLRAGRRVSGVSATGPDGPVRIRARLVIGADGRDSTVRELAGLTPQGRAAAMDVLWFRLPKEADRDYAAIQAGAGMIITLDRGAFLQVAHVIPAGDWAGTEGDMVQLRERIATINPRMGRAVEKLQPSDIHLLRVRLERLRRWYTDGLLCIGDAAHAMSPAGGVGVNLAIQDAVAAARLLAPVLRSRAPRPSDLRRVQRRRSLPARLTQRVQRMLQPALLASRDARAPMPWSLRQLRHHPQLARLTGRVVGIGFRPEYEAPEPIR; encoded by the coding sequence ATGGACTACTCCACAGATGTTGTCGTAGCTGGCGGCGGGCCGGCCGGCCTGATGACCGGCCTGCTCCTCGCCCGGGCCGGGGTCGAGGTGATCGTGCTGGAAAAGCACGAGGACTTCCTCCGCGACTTCCGCGGGGACACGATCCATCCCGCCACCCAGCACCTCCTCGGCCGGATCGGCCTGATCGAGGAGTTCCTCGCCAGGAACCATTCCGATACGCCACGAATCACGCTCAGCTGGCAGGGGGAGGAGATGACGTTGGCGGAGTTCACTCATCTGCGCACCAGTCGGGCGACGATGACGTTCATGCCGCAGTGGGACTTCCTCGACCTGCTCGCCTCGGCGGCCGCCGAGCTTCCCACCTTCCGCCTGATGCGCTCGACTCGTGTGGACTCTCTCCTGCGCGCCGGTCGGCGGGTCAGCGGTGTCAGCGCCACCGGACCGGACGGCCCGGTCCGAATCCGCGCCCGGCTCGTGATCGGTGCCGACGGTCGTGACTCCACAGTGCGCGAGCTCGCCGGGCTCACTCCGCAGGGTCGGGCCGCCGCCATGGACGTGCTCTGGTTCCGGCTGCCCAAGGAGGCCGACCGTGACTATGCGGCGATCCAGGCCGGCGCCGGCATGATCATCACCCTCGATCGCGGTGCCTTCCTCCAGGTGGCCCACGTCATCCCGGCGGGTGACTGGGCCGGCACCGAGGGGGACATGGTGCAGCTGCGCGAGCGAATCGCCACGATCAACCCCCGGATGGGACGAGCCGTCGAGAAGCTGCAACCCAGCGATATCCACCTGCTCCGCGTGCGGCTGGAGCGGCTGCGCCGTTGGTACACCGATGGACTGCTGTGCATCGGAGACGCGGCACACGCGATGTCGCCGGCCGGTGGGGTCGGGGTCAACCTGGCGATCCAGGACGCAGTCGCGGCCGCACGCCTCCTGGCTCCAGTCCTGCGCAGCCGTGCTCCGCGACCCAGCGACCTGCGCCGGGTGCAGCGGCGGCGCAGCCTGCCGGCCCGTTTGACCCAACGGGTGCAACGCATGCTCCAGCCGGCGCTGCTGGCCTCCCGCGACGCCCGCGCACCGATGCCCTGGTCGCTGCGTCAGCTGCGTCACCATCCGCAGCTCGCTCGGCTGACCGGTCGAGTGGTGGGGATCGGCTTCCGACCCGAGTATGAAGCGCCCGAGCCGATTCGGTAG
- a CDS encoding OsmC family protein has protein sequence MTNTTAPAIDLTELITQTSTALSSADTDAATVRFGVQATLAAGTNTQVEITAGKHEFTIDEPPALGGENVGANPVEHLLAALAACQVITVKVWAAKLGLAVDDVKVELAGPIDLRGFLGVDADVRPGFGQIEVTTRILGPEPAEAYDELIRKVEAHCPVLDNLTAGVPVRTTITAG, from the coding sequence ATGACGAACACCACAGCACCCGCCATCGACCTGACCGAGCTGATCACGCAGACCTCGACCGCCCTGTCCAGCGCCGACACCGACGCCGCCACCGTGCGCTTCGGTGTGCAGGCCACCCTGGCAGCGGGCACGAACACCCAGGTGGAGATCACCGCGGGCAAGCACGAGTTCACCATCGACGAGCCGCCCGCCCTGGGCGGGGAGAACGTGGGCGCCAACCCGGTGGAACACCTGCTGGCCGCTCTTGCCGCATGCCAGGTGATCACCGTGAAGGTGTGGGCCGCCAAGCTCGGCCTGGCCGTGGATGACGTGAAGGTGGAGCTGGCCGGCCCGATCGACCTGCGCGGTTTCCTCGGTGTGGATGCCGACGTGCGCCCAGGCTTCGGTCAGATCGAGGTGACCACCCGAATCCTTGGGCCGGAGCCGGCCGAAGCCTACGACGAGCTGATTCGCAAGGTGGAAGCGCACTGCCCGGTGCTGGACAACCTCACCGCTGGGGTGCCGGTGCGCACCACGATCACCGCGGGTTGA